A window of the Labrus mixtus chromosome 8, fLabMix1.1, whole genome shotgun sequence genome harbors these coding sequences:
- the zgc:66427 gene encoding E3 ubiquitin-protein ligase ZNRF1, producing the protein MGTRASRLQEDPVPSAFGKDGTKRESYRRPRCARPTSLMVDFSVSFEDTEANQSRSEEGSDSDLGQHGASADGSPADHHGEASPADDDNNSEGKPEDEGSISPEPPVAAEHQPGEETGRTPHRTFSERLPGNRHSSSRSVGARSARVRGTHQRPVSEAWIGLYRVNNRHGNIRCPFCSKPFPGGRIEDHLLSCLTSPPLPYNTDVLSKDSGECSICLEDLLQGETIARLACLCVYHKSCIDSWSKVKPCCPEHPFD; encoded by the exons ATGGGGACGAGAGCAAGTCGCCTACAGGAGGACCCGGTTCCCTCTGCTTTCGGGAAAGACGGCACAAAGCGGGAGTCCTACCGGCGACCCCGCTGCGCCAGGCCCACAAGTCTCATGGTCGACTTCTCGGTGAGCTTCGAGGACACGGAGGCCAACCAGAGTCGATCGGAGGAAGGCAGCGACTCGGACCTCGGGCAGCATGGGGCGAGCGCCGACGGCAGTCCCGCCGACCACCACGGCGAAGCGTCACCCGCGGACGACGACAACAACAGCGAGGGGAAACCCGAGGACGAGGGGAGTATAAGCCCGGAGCCCCCTGTCGCAGCGGAACACCAGCCCGGAGAGGAAACAGGCCGCACACCCCACCGCACTTTTTCCGAGCGGCTGCCCGGGAATCGGCACTCTTCCTCCCGCAGCGTCGGCGCACGATCCGCCCGGGTCCGAGGCACACACCAGCGGCCGGTGTCAGAGGCTTGGATCGGCCTTTACCGTGTCAACAACCGCCATGGCA ATATCCGCTGTCCTTTCTGCTCAAAGCCTTTCCCAGGGGGTCGCATCGAGGATCACCTGTTGAGCTGCCTCACGTCCCCTCCCCTACCTTACAACA CGGACGTGCTCAGTAAAGACAGCGGAGAGTGCTCAATCTGTTTGGAGGATCTGTTACAGGGGGAGACCATCGCCAGGCTGGCTTGCCTCTGCGTCTACCATAAGAG CTGCATTGATTCCTGGTCCAAGGTGAAGCCCTGCTGCCCCGAACATCCCTTTGATTGA
- the si:ch211-284o19.8 gene encoding protein lifeguard 1, producing the protein MSDTSDSLTPMEKQEAVGYDVSSQPPPPSYSYPEQQPPPYSADPSVFPPSKEETACISQPTSECPSVSDMNPEAPPDSTPPEKSSPFDDKTVRRGFVRKVFCIVTLMLLFTFSVVCVFTFSSVIRQAVKRNLWIYLSSFFIFLTVVIVLFCCKNFSRRHPWNIVGLVVITVSFSYMVGTVAAFHQTSAVVVTMASTIAISLAILAFSVQTRFEFNICYGILLVLAVDMIVFFIFLTFYISHVLDVTYGCLGALVFALFLMIDVQLLMGKTSEGVDPEEYVSAALIIYLDIVLIFLYLLGRK; encoded by the exons ATGTCAGACACGTCAGACTCCCTCACACCTATGGAGAAACAGGAAGCTGTTGGTTATGATGTGTCCTCACAACCACCCCCACCGTCATACAGCTACCCAGAGCAGCAGCCCCCGCCCTACTCTGCTGACCCCTCAGTGTTCCCTCCATCAAAAGAGGAAACCGCCTGCATTTCCCAGCCAACCTCCGAGTGCCCGTCTGTCAGCGACATGAACCCAGAGGCCCCGCCGGACTCAACTCCACCTGAAAAGTCATCGCCTTTTGATGACAAGACAGTGAGAAGAGGTTTTGTTAGGAAG GTGTTCTGCATCGTGACTCTCATGCTGCTGTTCACCTTcagcgtggtgtgtgtgttcaccttcTCCAGCGTGATCAGACAGGCGGTGAAGAGAAACCTGTGGATCTACCTCAGctccttcttcatcttcttaaCCGTTGTCATCGTCCTCTTCTGCTGCAAAAACTTCAGTCGGCGTCACCCGTGGAACATCGTGGGACTG GTTGTGATCACTGTGAGCTTTTCGTACATGGTGGGAACCGTCGCCGCCTTCCACCAGACCTCAGCTGTTGTCGTCACCATGGCATCAACTATCGCCATTTCTCTTGCAATCCTTGCATTCTCTGTACAG ACTCGTTTTGAATTCAACATCTGTTACGGCATTCTGCTGGTTCTGGCTGTGGACATGATCGTGTTTTTCATCTTCCTCACCTTTTACATCTCGCACGTGCTTGATGTCACCTATGGATGTCTGGGGGCCCTGGTTTTCGCGCTG TTCCTGATGATCGACGTTCAGCTGCTGATGGGGAAGACGAGTGAAGGCGTGGACCCAGAGGAATACGTCAGCGCTGCCCTCATAATCTACCTGGACATCGTGCTCATCTTCCTCTACCTGCTGGGGAGGAAGTGA